In a single window of the Campylobacter hyointestinalis subsp. lawsonii genome:
- a CDS encoding AAA family ATPase, whose amino-acid sequence MIKELKISNFKSIKEQSFEFKPLVILTGTNSSGKSSILHAILLTLDNRTSRSLQELTRNFDKFNIVRNIFIKKDSVDIELNGEVCKINEGDENNKIYCSKELKFEENLFFISANRTGAEDLSSYSYYEKFGVKGEYTFGYFDKHWQEKAGIIKFKDDESLKGQLWRWCKEIFELDFDVQTNKINESNIEIKYYFRNIDKELSPFNVGTGISYALRILVIGLNCKKGDIFIVENPEIHLHPKAISNMAKFFIFLAKNGVQVILETHSEHIINSACYEVCKKNFDSSDIVIYYKANQNSDFEKINVGNSGKFVDDNGNLRKYPSGFFDANSAELWELL is encoded by the coding sequence ATGATTAAAGAATTAAAAATTTCAAATTTTAAAAGCATAAAAGAGCAAAGTTTTGAGTTTAAGCCTTTGGTGATTTTGACAGGGACTAACTCATCTGGCAAATCATCTATTTTACACGCTATATTGCTTACATTAGACAATAGAACCAGCCGTTCGCTTCAAGAATTGACAAGAAACTTTGATAAATTTAACATTGTTAGAAATATCTTTATCAAAAAAGATAGCGTTGATATAGAGCTAAATGGGGAAGTTTGTAAAATAAATGAAGGCGATGAAAACAATAAAATTTATTGCTCAAAAGAGTTAAAATTTGAAGAAAATTTATTTTTTATTAGTGCGAATCGCACAGGGGCAGAAGATTTATCGAGTTATAGTTATTACGAAAAGTTTGGCGTAAAAGGTGAATATACTTTTGGATATTTCGATAAACATTGGCAAGAAAAAGCAGGGATTATTAAATTTAAAGATGATGAGAGCTTAAAAGGTCAGCTTTGGCGTTGGTGTAAAGAAATTTTTGAACTAGATTTTGATGTACAAACAAATAAAATAAATGAAAGCAATATCGAAATAAAATATTATTTTAGAAATATTGATAAAGAGCTTTCACCTTTTAATGTAGGAACTGGAATTAGCTATGCTTTGAGAATTTTAGTAATTGGGCTTAATTGTAAAAAGGGCGATATTTTTATCGTAGAAAATCCAGAGATTCACTTACACCCAAAAGCTATTTCAAATATGGCTAAATTTTTTATATTTTTGGCTAAAAATGGTGTTCAAGTTATCTTAGAAACTCATTCAGAACATATAATAAATAGCGCTTGCTATGAAGTGTGTAAGAAAAATTTTGATTCTAGTGATATAGTAATTTATTATAAAGCGAATCAAAATAGTGATTTTGAAAAGATAAATGTAGGAAATAGTGGTAAATTTGTAGATGATAATGGTAATTTAAGGAAGTATCCAAGTGGATTTTTTGATGCTAATTCTGCTGAATTGTGGGAGCTTTTGTAA
- a CDS encoding DUF262 domain-containing protein → MNNEVGNKNEEFEGFEGEESLNTLAENLKKDYKEKLRISKERISIFDINRKLDNPERGLIELDPEFQRDDDRWDDKQKSELIESILIGIPLPVFYLFQTSSGMRQVVDGRQRLRAIQQFYKDKLKLSKLTILSELNGKKFSELEPLLQNSFEDYQLEIYALLPPTNEDIKFNLFDRLNRGGTQLNHQEMRNALYQGASTKLINELSRDENFKKATNLKENAIKTMKDRYLILRFIVFYLIRQEKIEAKIEGSIDEILANAMKEINNKEKELNLDDLKNKFKKAMENIAKNGSDELFRFENKNNKKRPLNMLLFESVVYLFVLALEKGVAVDIQKLEKFKKDEFDKPERITYGIDSIENIKFRFDSMERLLND, encoded by the coding sequence ATGAATAATGAAGTAGGTAATAAAAATGAAGAATTTGAAGGCTTTGAAGGCGAAGAAAGCTTAAATACACTAGCAGAGAATTTAAAAAAGGATTATAAAGAAAAATTGCGCATTAGCAAAGAAAGAATAAGCATTTTTGATATCAATAGAAAGCTTGATAACCCTGAGCGTGGATTAATAGAGTTAGACCCAGAGTTTCAAAGAGATGATGATAGATGGGATGACAAACAAAAATCAGAGCTGATAGAAAGTATTTTGATAGGAATTCCATTGCCTGTGTTTTATCTATTTCAGACAAGTAGCGGTATGAGACAAGTAGTAGATGGCAGACAAAGACTTCGTGCTATTCAGCAATTTTACAAAGATAAATTAAAACTTTCAAAACTAACAATTTTAAGCGAATTAAATGGTAAAAAATTTAGCGAATTAGAACCATTGCTTCAAAATAGCTTTGAGGATTATCAACTAGAAATTTACGCCCTATTGCCGCCTACAAATGAAGATATTAAATTTAATCTTTTTGATAGATTAAATCGTGGCGGAACACAGCTAAATCACCAAGAGATGAGAAATGCACTCTATCAAGGTGCTAGCACTAAGCTTATTAATGAATTAAGCCGTGATGAAAACTTCAAAAAAGCAACTAATCTTAAAGAAAATGCTATAAAGACAATGAAAGATAGATATTTGATATTAAGATTTATAGTTTTTTATCTAATTAGGCAAGAAAAAATAGAAGCCAAAATTGAAGGCAGCATTGATGAAATCCTTGCTAATGCGATGAAAGAGATAAATAATAAAGAAAAAGAGCTAAATTTAGATGATTTAAAAAATAAATTTAAAAAAGCCATGGAAAATATAGCAAAAAATGGCTCAGATGAGCTATTTAGGTTTGAAAATAAAAACAATAAAAAAAGACCTTTAAATATGCTTCTATTTGAAAGTGTTGTTTATCTTTTTGTTTTAGCGCTTGAAAAAGGCGTGGCGGTAGATATCCAAAAGCTAGAAAAGTTTAAAAAAGATGAATTTGATAAGCCAGAGAGAATTACTTATGGTATTGATTCTATAGAAAATATAAAATTTAGATTTGACTCTATGGAAAGATTGCTTAATGATTAA
- a CDS encoding restriction endonuclease subunit S, which yields MKSRILEFKDSGISWIGQIPKHWEVKRLKFTLNERKENNKPVKTDFILSLTNEKGVIPYSEKGAQGNISKDDITGYKLAYPNDIILNSMNVVIGSVGLSSYFGAISPVYYALYSKENSNIKFYNYIFQTSVFQNSLKGLGNGILEIRMRIPMSNLNNVFLPYPPLNEQKKIAEFLDKKCEIIDKRVENLERKINTLKEYKKSLISECVTKGLNPKILKFKDSGIPWIGQIPKHWEIKKLKYIATKIYKGNGITKEQVFENGDMPCVRYGEIYTKYNYSFDECFSYTFEKVLNSTSYFGYGDILFTCTGELIEEIGKNVVYLGHKKCLAGGDIIILNHKQNPSFLNYALDCNYARNQKSYGKAKLKVVHISSREISNLFVVLPPLNEQKEIAEFLDKKCEKIDRLNENYTKQITTLKEYKKSLIYECVTGKKEI from the coding sequence ATGAAAAGTAGAATTCTAGAATTTAAAGATAGTGGGATTTCTTGGATAGGGCAAATTCCAAAACATTGGGAAGTTAAAAGGCTGAAATTTACATTAAATGAACGCAAAGAAAATAATAAGCCGGTTAAAACTGATTTTATTTTATCTTTAACAAATGAAAAAGGCGTTATCCCATATAGCGAAAAAGGAGCGCAAGGCAATATCTCAAAAGATGATATTACTGGCTATAAATTAGCCTATCCAAATGATATTATTTTAAATAGTATGAATGTAGTAATCGGCTCTGTTGGTTTATCAAGTTATTTTGGTGCGATAAGTCCTGTGTATTATGCGTTATATTCAAAAGAGAATTCAAATATAAAATTTTATAATTATATTTTTCAAACTAGTGTATTTCAAAATTCTCTAAAAGGTCTTGGCAATGGAATTTTAGAAATTCGCATGAGAATTCCTATGTCAAACCTAAATAATGTTTTTTTACCTTATCCCCCACTCAATGAGCAAAAGAAAATAGCGGAATTTTTGGATAAAAAGTGCGAGATAATTGATAAAAGAGTAGAAAATTTAGAGCGTAAAATAAACACTCTAAAAGAGTATAAAAAATCACTCATAAGCGAGTGTGTAACCAAAGGACTAAATCCTAAAATTTTAAAATTTAAAGATAGCGGAATTCCTTGGATAGGGCAAATCCCAAAACATTGGGAAATCAAAAAACTAAAATACATCGCAACTAAAATTTATAAAGGCAATGGAATTACAAAAGAACAAGTTTTTGAAAACGGCGATATGCCTTGTGTGAGATACGGCGAAATTTATACAAAATATAATTATTCTTTTGATGAGTGCTTTTCTTACACTTTTGAAAAAGTTTTAAATTCTACTTCTTATTTTGGATATGGCGATATTTTATTTACTTGTACTGGTGAGCTTATAGAAGAAATTGGAAAAAATGTAGTTTATTTGGGTCATAAAAAATGCTTAGCAGGTGGCGATATAATAATTTTAAATCATAAGCAAAATCCTAGCTTTTTAAATTATGCGTTAGATTGCAATTATGCTAGAAATCAAAAAAGCTATGGTAAAGCAAAATTAAAAGTGGTTCATATTTCATCTCGTGAAATTTCAAATTTGTTTGTAGTTTTACCCCCACTCAACGAGCAAAAAGAAATAGCAGAATTCCTAGATAAAAAGTGCGAAAAAATAGATAGATTAAATGAGAATTACACTAAGCAGATTACCACACTAAAAGAGTATAAAAAATCTCTAATTTACGAGTGCGTAACAGGCAAAAAAGAGATTTAA
- the fic gene encoding protein adenylyltransferase Fic, with translation MSELLNEIDAKSLENAKRLFSSGQIARIEIGSLKGLLDIHLYLFAGLYPFAGKIREQNIKKGSFRFANCLYLNEALAKIEKLPHSNFDEIIEKYIEMNVAHPFLEGNGRSMRIWLDLMLKSTLGLIIEWQKVDKYEYLAAMERSPINDLELKTLLKSALSEKINDEYIIFKGLEQSYFYES, from the coding sequence ATGAGTGAACTATTAAATGAAATAGATGCAAAAAGTCTAGAAAACGCAAAAAGGCTCTTTTCTAGTGGGCAAATCGCAAGGATTGAGATAGGCTCATTAAAGGGGCTTTTGGATATTCATTTGTATTTATTTGCTGGGCTTTATCCTTTTGCTGGGAAAATAAGAGAGCAAAATATCAAAAAAGGTAGCTTTCGCTTTGCTAACTGCTTATATCTAAACGAAGCCCTAGCCAAAATAGAAAAACTACCCCACTCAAACTTTGATGAAATCATAGAAAAATACATAGAGATGAATGTAGCGCATCCATTTTTAGAAGGCAATGGCAGAAGTATGCGTATATGGCTAGACCTAATGCTAAAAAGCACACTAGGACTCATAATAGAGTGGCAAAAGGTAGATAAATACGAGTATCTAGCCGCAATGGAGCGAAGTCCTATAAATGACCTAGAGCTAAAAACATTGCTAAAATCAGCCCTAAGCGAAAAAATAAATGATGAATATATTATTTTTAAAGGCTTAGAACAAAGTTATTTTTATGAAAGTTAA
- a CDS encoding type I restriction-modification system subunit M, whose protein sequence is MDISKEVNFIWNIADKLRGAYTSDKYKDVIIPMVILRRFECALADTKNKVLEKYNSEKNCPAKVLERASGYKFYNTSKFDLKELRNDQNNIKANLINYIDGFSDNIKEIFENLEFQKQIDKMSKENCLFSIIKAFSELDLDPKIVPNHTMGYIFEELIRKFSENAEAGDHYTGRDIIALMVDILLFGVDIQGDNKVISVLDQACGTGGMLSIANEKLKAQNNKAQIYLYGQEINGESYAICKADILIKGQNEKNILKTDTLKNNEFPNEKFDFIIENPPFGTSWGGEKAKDGVEDAVRLAYESKSRFLAGLPAKSDAQLLFLQSALEKVKDNGKIAIIQNGSPLFSGDTTSGESQIRRYLLENDYIDSIIALPTDLFYNTGIATYIWILRKSKPNERKGKLALIDASSFYIKLRKSMGNKRNELNEQNIAQITQIYKDFKENEHCKIYTNSEFIYKEYTIMTPLQKSYTITDESLESLKSAFYNETKITELENKDELTQKEQKELSKQKDAKELASVIITKLNGHKDSKKYLNKDEFISFLKQILDIKDTKTLDKIAKIFSRDDDEAQIQRDKKGEIIYDKDSRDSEIININASIDEYMRAEVLPHLPLAKAFDEGKIGAEIPFTRYFYKYQSPKSTDEIKLEFQNLEKEARELESGLFDE, encoded by the coding sequence ATGGATATTAGCAAAGAGGTAAATTTTATTTGGAATATAGCTGATAAGCTTCGTGGAGCCTACACTAGTGATAAATATAAAGATGTGATTATCCCCATGGTTATTTTACGCAGATTTGAGTGCGCCTTAGCTGATACCAAAAACAAAGTGCTAGAAAAGTATAATAGCGAAAAAAACTGCCCAGCAAAAGTGTTAGAAAGAGCAAGCGGATATAAATTTTATAACACAAGCAAATTTGATCTAAAAGAGCTTAGAAACGACCAAAACAACATAAAAGCAAATTTGATAAATTATATAGATGGCTTTAGCGACAATATCAAAGAGATATTTGAAAATCTAGAATTCCAAAAACAGATAGACAAAATGAGCAAAGAAAACTGCCTTTTTAGTATCATCAAAGCTTTTAGCGAACTTGACTTAGATCCCAAAATCGTCCCAAATCACACAATGGGCTATATATTTGAAGAACTAATCCGCAAATTTAGCGAAAATGCAGAAGCCGGCGATCACTATACAGGTCGTGATATCATCGCTTTAATGGTGGATATTTTGCTTTTTGGTGTAGATATACAAGGCGATAATAAAGTAATTTCAGTCCTAGACCAAGCTTGTGGAACAGGCGGAATGCTAAGCATAGCAAATGAAAAGCTAAAAGCACAAAACAATAAAGCACAAATTTATCTATACGGCCAAGAGATCAACGGCGAGAGCTACGCTATTTGCAAAGCCGATATACTCATAAAAGGACAAAATGAAAAAAATATTTTAAAAACAGATACTCTAAAAAACAATGAATTCCCAAATGAAAAATTTGATTTCATCATCGAAAATCCACCATTTGGCACTTCATGGGGCGGAGAAAAAGCAAAAGATGGCGTAGAAGACGCTGTAAGACTAGCCTATGAGAGCAAATCTCGCTTTTTGGCAGGACTACCAGCCAAAAGCGATGCGCAACTTCTCTTTTTACAATCAGCCCTAGAAAAGGTCAAAGATAATGGCAAAATCGCCATCATTCAAAATGGCTCTCCGCTATTTAGTGGCGATACCACCTCAGGCGAGAGTCAAATTCGCCGCTATCTACTAGAAAATGACTATATAGATAGCATTATCGCCTTGCCAACAGATCTTTTTTATAACACTGGAATCGCTACTTATATATGGATACTACGCAAATCCAAGCCAAATGAAAGAAAAGGCAAACTAGCACTAATCGACGCTAGTAGCTTCTATATAAAGCTTAGAAAATCAATGGGCAATAAAAGAAACGAGCTAAATGAGCAAAATATAGCACAAATTACCCAAATTTACAAAGATTTTAAAGAGAATGAGCATTGTAAAATCTATACTAATAGCGAATTTATCTATAAAGAATACACCATAATGACCCCACTTCAAAAGAGCTATACCATCACAGATGAGAGCCTAGAGAGCTTGAAATCTGCCTTTTATAATGAGACCAAAATAACAGAATTAGAAAACAAAGATGAACTAACCCAAAAAGAGCAAAAAGAGCTAAGCAAACAAAAAGATGCCAAAGAGCTTGCTAGTGTGATAATAACCAAATTAAATGGCCATAAAGATAGTAAAAAATATCTAAACAAAGATGAATTTATCAGCTTTTTAAAACAAATTTTAGATATCAAAGATACCAAAACACTAGACAAAATAGCCAAAATATTTAGCCGTGATGACGATGAAGCACAAATTCAAAGAGATAAAAAAGGCGAGATTATCTACGATAAAGATAGCCGTGATAGCGAGATAATCAACATTAATGCTAGCATTGATGAATACATGAGGGCTGAGGTCTTGCCACATTTGCCACTAGCAAAGGCCTTTGATGAGGGCAAAATCGGCGCCGAAATTCCATTTACTCGCTACTTCTACAAATACCAAAGCCCTAAAAGCACTGATGAGATAAAACTAGAATTCCAAAACCTAGAAAAAGAAGCAAGAGAGCTTGAAAGTGGGCTTTTTGATGAGTGA
- the ybeY gene encoding rRNA maturation RNase YbeY, whose amino-acid sequence MILCDTNYPSILDDICDELTKAEIELVFVSSDEMQEINKKERNIDKTTDVLSFPLEYVPHFPIGSIVINIDLASSKSKELGHKVEDEIALLFIHGLLHVLGFDHENDDGEMRRREIDIIEKFSLPKSLIVRSGC is encoded by the coding sequence TTGATACTTTGTGATACAAATTACCCTAGTATTTTAGATGATATATGCGATGAGCTTACTAAAGCAGAGATTGAGCTTGTATTTGTTAGTAGTGATGAAATGCAAGAGATAAATAAAAAAGAGAGAAATATAGATAAAACTACAGATGTGCTTAGCTTTCCACTTGAGTATGTACCCCATTTCCCTATTGGATCTATTGTTATAAACATTGATTTAGCTAGTTCAAAATCAAAAGAGCTAGGTCATAAAGTAGAAGATGAGATAGCTTTATTGTTTATTCATGGACTGCTTCACGTATTAGGATTTGATCATGAGAATGATGATGGAGAGATGAGAAGAAGAGAGATAGATATCATAGAGAAATTCTCTCTTCCAAAAAGTTTAATTGTCAGAAGTGGTTGTTAA
- the flgG gene encoding flagellar basal-body rod protein FlgG, with the protein MIRSLYTAATGMVAQQTQIDTTSHNIANVNTIGYKKNRAEFADLMYQTMQYAGTPTSTTTMSPTGMEVGLGVRPTAITKTFTQGYFKETGNALDMVIAGNGFFQVQLPDGTTAYTRNGAFKLDGDGNIVNSDGYRLLPEMNIPADATEISVGVDGTVSVLQPGNQQMTQIGQIELANFINPAGLHAMGDNNFLETAASGAPVVGNGGTDGFGQIKQHFVEMSNVQLVEEMTDLITGQRAYEANSKAITTSDDMLSIVNQLKR; encoded by the coding sequence ATGATAAGATCACTTTATACAGCAGCTACTGGAATGGTAGCTCAACAAACGCAGATAGATACTACTTCACACAACATCGCAAACGTAAATACTATAGGATATAAGAAAAATCGTGCCGAATTTGCAGATCTTATGTATCAGACTATGCAATACGCAGGGACTCCTACTAGCACGACGACGATGAGCCCAACTGGTATGGAAGTGGGTCTTGGCGTCAGACCTACAGCCATAACAAAAACTTTCACTCAAGGATATTTTAAAGAAACAGGAAATGCTCTTGATATGGTAATAGCAGGCAATGGATTTTTTCAAGTTCAACTTCCAGATGGAACCACTGCTTATACTAGAAATGGCGCTTTTAAGCTTGATGGCGATGGAAATATAGTAAATAGCGACGGCTATAGGCTACTTCCTGAGATGAATATTCCTGCTGATGCTACTGAGATTTCAGTAGGCGTTGATGGAACTGTTTCTGTACTTCAGCCGGGCAATCAACAGATGACGCAAATAGGACAGATAGAACTTGCAAATTTTATAAATCCAGCTGGACTGCATGCTATGGGAGATAACAATTTTTTAGAAACTGCGGCGAGTGGAGCTCCTGTAGTCGGAAATGGCGGAACTGACGGTTTTGGTCAGATAAAACAACATTTTGTTGAGATGAGTAACGTACAGCTTGTTGAAGAGATGACTGATCTTATCACTGGACAACGTGCTTATGAAGCAAACTCAAAAGCTATCACTACGAGCGATGATATGCTTTCTATAGTCAATCAGCTTAAAAGATAA
- a CDS encoding flagellar hook-basal body protein, protein MQNGYYQATGAMVTQFNRLDVITNNLANINTIGYKRDDVVIADFERIFKETRDILPLENNTKDAAKFLNRTIDRVPHIDEQYTDFSSGGLRVSNNPLDVAIGKSDIFFLVDTPNGERLTKNGAFSLDNEGYIVTKDGYRVLPNNYENQPPIVRGIRIPDGATINIDKDGNVYNQNEPLGRFFMAQPREIRNLQKEGDNLYTIPNLNELRDVEDSGSVAQGYVQISNVNPVLEMVGLIETNRLVDMYQRVMNTHMNDLNQEATNKLALAKA, encoded by the coding sequence ATGCAAAACGGCTATTATCAAGCAACAGGAGCTATGGTTACGCAGTTTAATAGGCTTGATGTCATCACAAATAATCTAGCAAATATCAATACTATCGGCTACAAAAGAGATGATGTCGTTATCGCTGACTTTGAGAGAATTTTTAAAGAAACAAGAGATATTTTACCATTAGAAAATAATACAAAAGATGCTGCTAAATTTTTAAATCGCACCATTGATAGAGTGCCTCATATAGATGAACAATATACAGATTTTAGTTCAGGCGGACTTAGGGTCTCAAATAATCCATTAGATGTAGCTATAGGAAAATCGGATATATTTTTTCTTGTAGATACGCCAAATGGAGAGAGACTGACTAAAAACGGCGCTTTTAGCTTGGACAATGAAGGCTATATCGTGACAAAAGATGGATATAGAGTATTGCCAAACAACTATGAAAATCAACCGCCAATTGTTCGAGGCATCAGAATTCCTGATGGTGCTACTATAAATATAGATAAAGACGGAAATGTATATAATCAAAATGAACCTTTGGGTAGATTTTTTATGGCTCAACCAAGAGAGATTAGAAATTTACAAAAAGAGGGCGATAATCTCTATACGATACCAAATTTAAATGAATTAAGAGATGTCGAGGATAGTGGTTCTGTAGCTCAAGGATATGTTCAAATTTCAAACGTAAATCCAGTCTTGGAAATGGTGGGACTTATAGAAACAAATAGGCTTGTTGATATGTATCAAAGGGTTATGAATACACATATGAATGATTTAAATCAAGAAGCAACAAATAAATTAGCTTTGGCTAAAGCATAA